A genomic stretch from Flavobacterium humidisoli includes:
- a CDS encoding PIG-L family deacetylase, which translates to MRKIQIQIFILFFIGFQISFAQQPQKPNSVEIYNQIKKLNFLGSVLYVAAHPDDENTRMISYLANEMNARTGYLSLTRGDGGQNLIGPQLRELLGVIRTQELIEARKIDGGEQFFSRANDFGFSKNPSETLDIWDKDKVLADVVWTIRKFQPDIIINRFDHRSPGTTHGHHTSSAMLSVESFKLTNDPKIYPEQLKYVSPWQVKRQFFNPSWWFYGSQEKFDAANKSKFTKLETGVYYTGIGKSNQEIAALSRSRHQSQGFGSTGVRGEETEYLELINGETPKERDNLFDGIDTSWNRVKNGKPVGDLISSIISNYDFSHPSASIPDLVKAYAMIQTLDDTHWKEIKLAAIKNIIASCSGLYLEAVANEQEATPGSTIKLTLEAINRCSVGMQLISVTTLPDNQTTVQNVVLKNNNDQKMNLQLQLPNNIEYTQPYWLKEKATVGMYTVSNQEIIGTPDIIRDTKVVFNIKINDVEIPFERTVVYKYNDGVKGEMYNFLDIVPEVTTSILEKVLIFGNTKSKMVPVKVRAGKDDIKGNLQLELPKSWSVSPKEIPFVLDKKGNEQIFYFEVTPPVNPEEVTAKSVAIVDKKRFDKDQTIIDFSHITKQMVLKPAESKCIRIDLKISGDAIAYIMGAGDEVPESLTQMGYKVSILKPEEITPEKLDSFSTVITGIRAYNTVNALANKQNILFNFVKSGKNMIVQYNTNGKLVTDKIAPYPLKLSNDRVTEENAKITFLAPNHPVLNTPNKISEKDFQGWTQEQGLYYPNEYDPAFTPIISSHDKGESAKDGALLVAPYGKGYYIYTGLSFFRELPEGVSGAYRLLSNIISLKQPIEAPKQDLKQ; encoded by the coding sequence ATGCGAAAAATACAGATTCAAATCTTTATTCTATTTTTTATAGGTTTTCAAATTTCATTTGCACAGCAGCCACAAAAACCAAATTCAGTTGAAATTTACAATCAAATCAAAAAACTAAACTTTTTAGGTTCTGTATTGTATGTTGCCGCGCATCCTGATGACGAAAACACTAGAATGATTTCGTATTTAGCCAATGAAATGAATGCCAGAACAGGCTATTTATCACTTACTCGTGGAGATGGCGGACAAAACCTAATTGGTCCACAATTGCGTGAATTACTTGGCGTTATTAGAACTCAAGAATTAATTGAAGCTCGAAAAATAGATGGTGGCGAGCAATTCTTTTCGAGAGCAAACGATTTTGGTTTTTCAAAAAATCCATCAGAAACTTTAGATATTTGGGACAAAGACAAAGTACTTGCTGATGTAGTTTGGACCATTAGAAAATTTCAGCCAGACATTATTATTAATAGATTTGATCATCGTTCTCCTGGTACAACACATGGACATCACACCTCTTCTGCAATGTTGAGTGTTGAAAGTTTCAAATTAACGAACGATCCTAAAATTTATCCGGAACAATTAAAATATGTTTCTCCTTGGCAAGTAAAACGCCAATTCTTCAATCCTTCTTGGTGGTTCTACGGAAGCCAAGAAAAATTTGATGCTGCCAATAAATCTAAATTTACGAAGCTAGAAACAGGCGTTTACTACACAGGAATTGGAAAATCGAATCAGGAAATAGCGGCTTTAAGTCGAAGCCGTCATCAGTCACAAGGTTTTGGAAGTACTGGTGTTCGCGGTGAAGAAACCGAATATTTAGAACTAATTAATGGTGAAACCCCAAAAGAACGTGATAATTTATTTGATGGTATAGATACAAGCTGGAACCGTGTTAAAAACGGAAAACCAGTTGGAGATTTAATTTCTTCAATCATTTCAAATTACGATTTTAGCCATCCTTCTGCAAGTATTCCAGATTTAGTCAAAGCGTATGCGATGATTCAAACTTTAGACGATACACATTGGAAAGAGATTAAACTTGCTGCTATAAAAAACATTATAGCATCTTGTTCTGGTTTATATCTTGAAGCTGTTGCCAATGAACAAGAAGCAACTCCAGGAAGTACAATAAAATTAACTCTTGAAGCTATTAATAGATGTTCAGTCGGGATGCAATTAATTAGCGTGACTACACTTCCAGACAATCAAACCACAGTCCAAAATGTGGTATTGAAGAATAATAACGATCAGAAAATGAATCTGCAGCTGCAGCTTCCAAACAATATAGAATACACTCAGCCGTATTGGCTAAAAGAAAAAGCAACAGTTGGAATGTATACCGTTTCTAATCAAGAAATTATTGGCACACCTGATATTATTAGAGATACAAAAGTGGTATTTAACATTAAAATCAATGATGTGGAAATTCCGTTTGAACGCACTGTAGTGTACAAGTACAATGATGGTGTAAAAGGCGAAATGTACAATTTTCTTGATATCGTTCCGGAAGTTACAACTTCAATTTTAGAAAAAGTTTTAATTTTTGGGAATACTAAAAGCAAAATGGTTCCAGTAAAAGTTCGCGCTGGAAAAGATGATATAAAAGGAAATCTGCAATTAGAACTACCTAAAAGCTGGTCTGTTTCTCCAAAAGAAATTCCGTTTGTTTTAGATAAAAAAGGCAACGAGCAAATCTTCTATTTTGAAGTAACGCCTCCAGTAAATCCAGAGGAAGTGACTGCAAAAAGCGTCGCAATTGTAGACAAAAAACGCTTTGACAAAGACCAAACTATTATTGATTTCAGCCATATTACCAAACAAATGGTTTTAAAACCAGCTGAATCAAAATGCATTAGAATAGATTTGAAAATTTCTGGAGACGCTATCGCTTATATTATGGGAGCTGGAGACGAAGTTCCTGAGAGTTTGACTCAGATGGGATATAAAGTTTCGATCTTAAAACCCGAAGAAATTACGCCAGAAAAATTAGACTCTTTCAGTACTGTAATTACCGGAATTCGTGCTTACAATACCGTAAATGCATTGGCAAATAAGCAAAATATACTTTTTAATTTTGTAAAAAGCGGTAAAAACATGATCGTTCAATACAATACAAACGGAAAATTAGTGACGGATAAAATTGCTCCTTATCCGTTGAAATTATCAAACGATCGTGTAACAGAAGAAAATGCTAAAATTACATTTTTAGCACCAAATCATCCTGTTTTAAATACGCCTAATAAAATATCTGAAAAAGATTTTCAAGGATGGACACAAGAACAAGGCTTATATTATCCAAACGAATATGATCCTGCCTTTACTCCTATTATTTCATCACATGACAAAGGAGAATCTGCCAAAGATGGAGCTCTTCTTGTCGCACCTTACGGAAAAGGATATTACATTTACACTGGTTTGAGTTTCTTTAGAGAATTACCAGAAGGTGTTTCTGGAGCATATCGATTACTATCGAATATTATATCTCTAAAACAGCCTATTGAAGCTCCTAAACAAGATTTAAAGCAATAA
- a CDS encoding sodium:solute symporter: protein MQLFDWIVLIVTLLFIVGYGSWKTRGSKNVEDFILGNNETPWYTVGLSVMATQASAITFLSTPGQAYHDGMGFVQFYFGLPIAMIVICLTFIPLYHKSKVYTAYEFLEKRFDVKTRSLAAILFLVQRGLGTGLTIYAPAIILSALLGWNLTVMNIIIGVLVIIYTFSGGTKAVNVTQKQQMFVIMSGMFITFFLILHYLPNDMTFNSALHIAGANDKMNIVDFSFNPEEKYTFWSGITGGFFLALAYFGTDQSQVGRYLSGKSVRESQMGLIMNGLLKVPMQFFILLTGVMVFVFFQFNPVPLNFNPNNKIAIEKSAYKQEYHVLEEKLVKLSEDKKVINLLYIDQLNQDYDNPILRKELVALSNKEKDLRDKAKEIISRADSNSETNDKDYVFFHFILHYLPKGLIGLLLAVILSAAMSSTASGLTALASTTAIDIYKRNQKEEKSEKHYLHVTKFFTLFWGIVAILFACVGTLFENLIQLVNIIGSIFYGTVLGIFLVAFYTKRVQAKPMFISAIISQITIFFIFYFMIYRQEKLGYLWLNFIGAILTIVLALLLQFLFFKGKSDDNELVLD, encoded by the coding sequence ATGCAGCTATTTGACTGGATCGTACTTATTGTTACACTTTTATTTATTGTTGGATACGGCTCTTGGAAAACCCGAGGAAGTAAAAACGTAGAAGATTTCATTTTAGGAAACAACGAAACACCTTGGTATACTGTAGGTCTTTCTGTAATGGCGACACAAGCGAGTGCAATTACATTTTTATCGACTCCAGGACAAGCTTATCACGACGGAATGGGGTTTGTGCAATTCTATTTTGGCTTGCCAATTGCAATGATTGTTATTTGTTTGACTTTTATTCCGCTATATCATAAAAGCAAAGTTTATACAGCTTACGAATTTTTAGAAAAAAGATTTGATGTAAAAACCCGTTCGCTTGCTGCAATCTTGTTTTTAGTACAAAGAGGTCTAGGAACTGGTTTAACTATATATGCTCCAGCCATTATCTTATCTGCCCTTTTAGGCTGGAATCTAACTGTAATGAATATCATTATCGGAGTTTTAGTAATCATATATACCTTTTCTGGAGGAACAAAGGCGGTAAACGTTACGCAAAAACAGCAGATGTTTGTCATTATGTCGGGAATGTTTATCACGTTTTTCTTGATTCTGCATTATCTTCCAAACGATATGACTTTTAATAGCGCACTGCATATTGCGGGCGCAAATGATAAAATGAATATTGTTGACTTTTCTTTTAATCCTGAAGAAAAATATACTTTTTGGAGCGGTATTACCGGCGGTTTCTTTTTAGCACTCGCCTATTTTGGTACAGATCAATCTCAAGTGGGACGTTATTTATCGGGGAAATCAGTACGCGAAAGTCAAATGGGATTAATCATGAATGGGCTTCTAAAAGTACCAATGCAGTTCTTTATTCTTTTAACAGGAGTTATGGTTTTTGTATTTTTCCAATTCAATCCCGTTCCTTTAAATTTTAATCCAAATAATAAAATTGCAATTGAAAAGTCGGCCTACAAACAAGAATATCATGTTTTGGAAGAAAAGCTAGTTAAGCTTTCTGAAGATAAAAAAGTTATCAATTTATTATATATTGATCAGCTGAATCAGGATTATGATAATCCGATCTTGCGTAAAGAATTAGTCGCTTTATCTAATAAAGAAAAAGATCTTCGCGATAAAGCAAAAGAAATTATTTCGAGAGCCGACAGCAATTCAGAAACCAATGACAAAGATTATGTATTCTTTCATTTTATTCTGCATTATTTGCCAAAAGGCCTTATTGGATTATTATTGGCGGTTATTCTTTCGGCAGCAATGTCATCAACCGCTTCTGGACTAACAGCACTGGCTTCTACAACGGCAATTGACATTTATAAGAGAAATCAAAAAGAAGAAAAATCAGAGAAACATTACTTGCATGTCACTAAGTTCTTTACTCTTTTCTGGGGAATTGTAGCGATACTTTTTGCCTGTGTTGGAACTTTATTCGAAAACTTAATTCAGCTTGTAAACATTATTGGTTCTATTTTCTACGGCACAGTTCTCGGAATATTCCTTGTCGCCTTTTACACGAAAAGAGTTCAGGCAAAACCAATGTTTATTAGCGCCATAATAAGTCAGATTACAATTTTCTTCATTTTTTATTTTATGATTTACAGACAGGAAAAACTGGGTTATTTATGGCTTAACTTTATTGGAGCTATTTTGACTATTGTATTGGCGCTTCTACTTCAGTTTTTGTTCTTTAAAGGAAAATCGGATGATAATGAGTTAGTTTTAGATTAG